The Engystomops pustulosus chromosome 4, aEngPut4.maternal, whole genome shotgun sequence genome contains a region encoding:
- the LOC140127403 gene encoding threonine--tRNA ligase 1, cytoplasmic-like isoform X2 — translation MAAQIADRLTVQEQEIRRLSDEIGRLLDLGTQGTVQDNPSPELEQLRAENEKLKYRIAHLQRSLQEEQERGRLLEDRPQGTERAQKNVTEQAASQNRKMEKKVNKESEGQKQEERMINGHEVGPVKRHNTSPTTFSSTKSGQPGAFQLIHRREYLDAMQRAWKVIFPLKEDLKEPASTIIIKRLDKGREPNIQDGSVSDQNLPTLLEQCEDNKFKSSETTWTVLFKDPSPDTYLLLLKRGLQGNSKEQTKRKFQPVGPMTKDPTDRKKGKVEAPPSPVFIKDRLQLYETLKKEHDALMADRAAKQSKPIKIFLPDGKALEGQSWRTTPFEVAAGISRGLADNTVIAKVNTELWDLDRPLEGDCTLELLTFDSEEAQAVYWHSSAHILGETMENYYGGCLCYGPPIENGFYYDMYLKERGVSSTEFPVLENMCKTIIKEKQPFERLEIRKDLLLEMFKYNKFKCRILNEKVDTPTTTVYRCGPLIDLCRGPHVRHTGKIKAFKIYKNSSTYWEGKADMETLQRIYGISFPDNKLMKEWEKFQEEAKNRDHRKIGKDQELFFFHELSPGSCFFLPRGAYIYNTLIDFIKEEYQLRNFTEVATPNIYNSKLWEASGHWQHYSENMFSFEVEKETFALKPMNCPGHCLMFGHRPRSWRELPLRFADFGVLHRNELSGALSGLTRVRRFQQDDAHIFCTMEQIEEEMKGCLQFLQSVYEVFGFTFQLHLSTRPDNYLGEIEMWNQAEKQLENSLNNFGQPWKLNPGDGAFYGPKIDIKIRDAIGRYHQCATIQLDFQLPTRFNLTYVSKDGDDKNRPVIIHRAILGSVERMIAILCENYGGKWPFWLSPRQVMVVPVGPSCEDYAQQVCKDFFEAGFMADVDLDHSCTLNKKIRNAQLAQYNFIMVVGEKEKANKAVNVRTRDNKVHGETSIASAIEKLTKLKKLHSKNAEEEF, via the exons AAAAATGTGACTGAACAAGCTGCTTCTCAGAACAGAAAGATGGAAAAGAAGGTGAACAAGGAGAGTGAGGGGCAGAAGCAGGAG GAAAGGATGATAAATGGCCATGAGGTGGGACCAGTGAAGCGTCATAATACATCACCGACAACTTTCTCAAGTACAAAAAGCGGACAACCTGGTGCCTTCCAACTCATTCATCGAAGAGAATATTTGGATGCTATGCAAAGAGCTTGGAAAGTCATCTTCCCACTTAAG GAAGACCTCAAGGAGCCTGCTTCAACCATTATAATAAAAAGGCTGGACAAAGGGAGGGAACCAAACATCCAGGACGGATCAGTCAGTGaccaaaatttacccacattgcTGGAACAATGTGAGGACAACAAGTTTAAGTCCTCAGAAACAACATGGACTGTACTATTCAAAGACCCA TCGCCAGACACCTATTTACTGTTACTGAAAAGAGGATTACAAGGCAACTCTAAAGAACAGACAAAAAGAAAATTCCAACCAGTAG GTCCCATGACCAAGGATCCAACTGACCGCAAAAAAGGGAAAGTGGAA GCCCCTCCATCCCCGGTCTTTATCAAGGACAGACTTCAACTCTATGAAACATTGAAGAAAGAACATGATGCTTTAATGGCAGACCGAGCAGCAAAACAAAGCAAACCCATTAAAATCTTTTTGCCTGATGGAAAGGCCCTTGAAGGACAATCCTGGAGAACGACCCCATTTGAAGTAGCTGCTGGAATTAG tCGTGGATTGGCAGACAACACTGTCATAGCCAAGGTGAACACTGAACTTTGGGATCTTGACCGACCACTAGAAGGGGACTGTACTTTAGAACTGCTGACATTTGACAGTGAAGAAGCTCAAGCT GTTTACTGGCACTCTAGTGCCCATATTCTTGGGGAGACCATGGAGAACTACTATGGCGGATGCTTGTGCTATGGCCCACCTATCGAAAATGGGTTCTATTATGATATGTATCTAAAAGAAAG AGGGGTGTCCAGCACCGAGTTCCCTGTCTTGGAGAACATGTGTAAAACCATTATTAAGGAAAAACAGCCATTTGAAAGACTGGAAATAAGAAAAGACCTGCTCCTGGAGATGTTTAAG TACAACAAATTTAAATGTCGGATCTTAAATGAAAAAGTGGATACTCCTACCACTACTGTGTACAG GTGCGGTCCTCTTATTGATCTGTGTAGAGGTCCTCATGTGAGACACACTGGGAAGATTAAAGCCTTTAAAATATACAAG AATTCTTCTACTTACTGGGAAGGGAAAGCTGACATGGAAACATTGCAGAGAATATATGGAATTTCTTTTCCTGATAACAAGCTAATGAAGGAGTGGGAGAAATTCCAGGAAGAAGCTAAAAACAGAGATCATAGAAAGATTGGAAAG GATCAAGAGCTGTTCTTCTTCCATGAATTGAGCCCAGGGAGCTGTTTCTTCTTGCCTCGGGGGGCTTACATCTATAACACACTGATTGACTTTATTAAG GAGGAATACCAGCTGAGGAATTTTACAGAGGTAGCAACACCCAACATCTACAATAGCAAGTTGTGGGAAGCATCAGGGCACTGGCAGCATTACAGTGAGAACATGTTCTCCTTTGAGGTTGAAAAAGAAACCTTTGCACTTAAACCTATGAACTGCCCTGGACATTG TCTTATGTTTGGCCACCGTCCTCGCTCTTGGAGAGAATTGCCCTTGCGCTTTGCAGACTTTGGTGTTCTCCATCGTAATGAGTTATCTGGGGCATTGAGTGGACTGACCCGAGTCAGACGCTTTCAGCAAGATGATGcacatattttttgcacaatGGAACAG ATAGAAGAAGAGATGAAGGGATGCCTGCAGTTCTTACAGTCAGTTTATGAGGTATTCGGATTTACTTTCCAACTTCATCTTTCAACCAGACCTGACAACTACCTTGGAGAAATTGAGATGTGGAATCAAGCAGAAAAG CAACTGGAGAACAGTCTCAATAACTTTGGACAACCCTGGAAACTGAACCCAGGAGACGGTGCTTTTTATGGCCCCAAG ATTGATATTAAAATCCGAGATGCCATTGGAAGATACCATCAGTGTGCAACTATACAGCTTGATTTCCAGCTCCCAACCCGTTTTAACTTGACTTATGTGAG CAAAGATGGGGATGATAAGAACAGACCTGTTATCATTCATCGTGCCATATTGGGTTCAGTGGAACGGATGATAGCAATTCTTTGTGAAAATTATGGAGGAAAGTG gcCATTTTGGCTTTCACCTCGACAAGTGATGGTAGTCCCCGTTGGACCAAGTTGTGAAGACTATGCCCAACAG GTGTGCAAAGATTTTTTCGAAGCAGGTTTCATGGCTGATGTGGATTTGGATCATAGCTGCACATTGAATAAGAAGATACGAAATGCACAACTGGCTCAGTACAACTTTATTATGG TGGTTGGAGAGAAAGAGAAGGCAAACAAAGCGGTCAACGTACGGACACGAGACAACAAGGTGCATGGCGAAACGTCTATAGCTTCAGCCATTGAGAAGCTTACCAAGTTGAAAAAGTTACACAGTAAAAATGCAGAAGAAGAATTCTGA
- the LOC140127405 gene encoding uncharacterized protein — MIIGPMEVSVFSSEVLAMESSVSDPLSTGLEPKEKVRSKDPSKDGKKSAYRKCNMCNTRLNSNYKKPVCKECLDNLLKEERTGFREEIRAFIKEEVHSSVASSIASLSLPGPPPKRALICASESDPDSEDNSSFKDSLELEPSTSLSASKMESRYLFSSDDLDQLLKAIRDTLKIEEVEEARSIQDELFGILRSQKKRVFPINDTLKQLIQEEWRDPEKRISVSKEFRNRLLFDENDTKFWNSPPKVDVQVTKLTKRTDLPFEDSIQLKDPMDRKADCLLKKAWESAMLNLKANVATTSVARTMYFWLSELENHIREGTPRELLLETLPTLKSATAFIADASGESVRFSAKEGALSIATRRALWLRQWCGDFRSKSKLCSIPFEGEFVFGPELDSILEKAADKKKGFPEVKKPPRKQPFQDFRDRKNSYRGKGKQGRWSHPKGGRGRGFLLSSSNSTSFGRQ, encoded by the exons ATGATTATAGGACCCATGGAAGTATCTGTCTTTTCTAGCGAGGTCCTGGCCATGGAATCTTCTGTATCAGATCCCCTGTCTACAGGCCTT GAGCCGAAAGAGAAAGTGAGGAGCAAAGATCCCTCTAAAGATGGGAAGAAATCAGCCTATCGTAAATGCAACATGTGCAATACAAGGCTTAATTCTAATTATAAAAAACCAGTATGCAAGGAATGTCTGGATAACCTTCTAAAAGAAGAGCGAACAGGCTTTAGGGAAGAGATACGTGCTTTCATTAAAGAAGAAGTCCATTCTTCTGTAGCCTCCTCCATAGCCTCACTTAGCCTCCCTGGGCCCCCACCCAAAAGGGCCTTAATATGTGCCTCAGAATCAGACCCTGACTCAGAGGATAATTCCTCCTTTAAGGATTCTCTAGAATTGGAGCCGTCCACTTCTCTATCCGCTTCAAAAATGGAATCCAGATATCTGTTTTCCTCTGACGACTTAGACCAATTGCTTAAAGCCATTCGTGATACTCTAAAAATTGAAGAAGTGGAAGAAGCTAGATCCATTCAGGATGAGCTGTTTGGCATCCTTAGGTCCCAGAAAAAGAGAGTATTCCCCATTAATGATACTCTCAAACAACTCATTCAGGAAGAGTGGAGAGATCCTGAAAAGAGGATTTCTGTGTCTAAGGAATTCAGGAATCGTCTATTATTTGACGAAAATGATACTAAATTCTGGAATTCACCTCCCAAGGTTGATGTCCAGGTAACAAAATTAACAAAGCGCACTGACCTGCCCTTTGAAGATTCTATCCAGctaaaagatcctatggataggaAAGCTGACTGTTTACTTAAAAAAGCTTGGGAGTCTGCTATGCTTAATCTAAAAGCGAATGTAGCCACTACCTCGGTTGCCCGTACGATGTACTTCTGGCTATCTGAGCTGGAGAATCACATTAGGGAAGGCACCCCCAGAGAGCTCCTGTTAGAGACTCTTCCAACTTTAAAGTCGGCTACTGCCTTTATTGCTGATGCATCTGgtgaatccgtcaggttctcTGCAAAAGAAGGAGCATTGTCCATTGCAACTAGAAGAGCGCTATGGCTAAGGCAATGGTGTGGGGATTTCAGGTCAAAGTCCAAACTTTGCAGCATTCCATTTGAGGGAGAATTTGTGTTTGGTCCTGAACTTGACTCTATTCTGGAGAAGGCGGCGGACAAAAAGAAGGGGTTTCCTGAGGTTAAAAAACCACCCAGAAAACAGCCCTTTCAGGACTTTAGAGATCGTAAAAATTCATACAGAGGCAAAGGCAAGCAAGGGCGCTGGAGCCATCCGAAGggaggtagaggtagaggctTCCTCCTCAGCTCCAGTAATTCAACCTCATTTGGgagacaatga
- the LOC140127403 gene encoding threonine--tRNA ligase 1, cytoplasmic-like isoform X4 yields the protein MEKKVNKESEGQKQEERMINGHEVGPVKRHNTSPTTFSSTKSGQPGAFQLIHRREYLDAMQRAWKVIFPLKEDLKEPASTIIIKRLDKGREPNIQDGSVSDQNLPTLLEQCEDNKFKSSETTWTVLFKDPSPDTYLLLLKRGLQGNSKEQTKRKFQPVGPMTKDPTDRKKGKVEAPPSPVFIKDRLQLYETLKKEHDALMADRAAKQSKPIKIFLPDGKALEGQSWRTTPFEVAAGISRGLADNTVIAKVNTELWDLDRPLEGDCTLELLTFDSEEAQAVYWHSSAHILGETMENYYGGCLCYGPPIENGFYYDMYLKERGVSSTEFPVLENMCKTIIKEKQPFERLEIRKDLLLEMFKYNKFKCRILNEKVDTPTTTVYRCGPLIDLCRGPHVRHTGKIKAFKIYKNSSTYWEGKADMETLQRIYGISFPDNKLMKEWEKFQEEAKNRDHRKIGKDQELFFFHELSPGSCFFLPRGAYIYNTLIDFIKEEYQLRNFTEVATPNIYNSKLWEASGHWQHYSENMFSFEVEKETFALKPMNCPGHCLMFGHRPRSWRELPLRFADFGVLHRNELSGALSGLTRVRRFQQDDAHIFCTMEQIEEEMKGCLQFLQSVYEVFGFTFQLHLSTRPDNYLGEIEMWNQAEKQLENSLNNFGQPWKLNPGDGAFYGPKIDIKIRDAIGRYHQCATIQLDFQLPTRFNLTYVSKDGDDKNRPVIIHRAILGSVERMIAILCENYGGKWPFWLSPRQVMVVPVGPSCEDYAQQVCKDFFEAGFMADVDLDHSCTLNKKIRNAQLAQYNFIMVVGEKEKANKAVNVRTRDNKVHGETSIASAIEKLTKLKKLHSKNAEEEF from the exons ATGGAAAAGAAGGTGAACAAGGAGAGTGAGGGGCAGAAGCAGGAG GAAAGGATGATAAATGGCCATGAGGTGGGACCAGTGAAGCGTCATAATACATCACCGACAACTTTCTCAAGTACAAAAAGCGGACAACCTGGTGCCTTCCAACTCATTCATCGAAGAGAATATTTGGATGCTATGCAAAGAGCTTGGAAAGTCATCTTCCCACTTAAG GAAGACCTCAAGGAGCCTGCTTCAACCATTATAATAAAAAGGCTGGACAAAGGGAGGGAACCAAACATCCAGGACGGATCAGTCAGTGaccaaaatttacccacattgcTGGAACAATGTGAGGACAACAAGTTTAAGTCCTCAGAAACAACATGGACTGTACTATTCAAAGACCCA TCGCCAGACACCTATTTACTGTTACTGAAAAGAGGATTACAAGGCAACTCTAAAGAACAGACAAAAAGAAAATTCCAACCAGTAG GTCCCATGACCAAGGATCCAACTGACCGCAAAAAAGGGAAAGTGGAA GCCCCTCCATCCCCGGTCTTTATCAAGGACAGACTTCAACTCTATGAAACATTGAAGAAAGAACATGATGCTTTAATGGCAGACCGAGCAGCAAAACAAAGCAAACCCATTAAAATCTTTTTGCCTGATGGAAAGGCCCTTGAAGGACAATCCTGGAGAACGACCCCATTTGAAGTAGCTGCTGGAATTAG tCGTGGATTGGCAGACAACACTGTCATAGCCAAGGTGAACACTGAACTTTGGGATCTTGACCGACCACTAGAAGGGGACTGTACTTTAGAACTGCTGACATTTGACAGTGAAGAAGCTCAAGCT GTTTACTGGCACTCTAGTGCCCATATTCTTGGGGAGACCATGGAGAACTACTATGGCGGATGCTTGTGCTATGGCCCACCTATCGAAAATGGGTTCTATTATGATATGTATCTAAAAGAAAG AGGGGTGTCCAGCACCGAGTTCCCTGTCTTGGAGAACATGTGTAAAACCATTATTAAGGAAAAACAGCCATTTGAAAGACTGGAAATAAGAAAAGACCTGCTCCTGGAGATGTTTAAG TACAACAAATTTAAATGTCGGATCTTAAATGAAAAAGTGGATACTCCTACCACTACTGTGTACAG GTGCGGTCCTCTTATTGATCTGTGTAGAGGTCCTCATGTGAGACACACTGGGAAGATTAAAGCCTTTAAAATATACAAG AATTCTTCTACTTACTGGGAAGGGAAAGCTGACATGGAAACATTGCAGAGAATATATGGAATTTCTTTTCCTGATAACAAGCTAATGAAGGAGTGGGAGAAATTCCAGGAAGAAGCTAAAAACAGAGATCATAGAAAGATTGGAAAG GATCAAGAGCTGTTCTTCTTCCATGAATTGAGCCCAGGGAGCTGTTTCTTCTTGCCTCGGGGGGCTTACATCTATAACACACTGATTGACTTTATTAAG GAGGAATACCAGCTGAGGAATTTTACAGAGGTAGCAACACCCAACATCTACAATAGCAAGTTGTGGGAAGCATCAGGGCACTGGCAGCATTACAGTGAGAACATGTTCTCCTTTGAGGTTGAAAAAGAAACCTTTGCACTTAAACCTATGAACTGCCCTGGACATTG TCTTATGTTTGGCCACCGTCCTCGCTCTTGGAGAGAATTGCCCTTGCGCTTTGCAGACTTTGGTGTTCTCCATCGTAATGAGTTATCTGGGGCATTGAGTGGACTGACCCGAGTCAGACGCTTTCAGCAAGATGATGcacatattttttgcacaatGGAACAG ATAGAAGAAGAGATGAAGGGATGCCTGCAGTTCTTACAGTCAGTTTATGAGGTATTCGGATTTACTTTCCAACTTCATCTTTCAACCAGACCTGACAACTACCTTGGAGAAATTGAGATGTGGAATCAAGCAGAAAAG CAACTGGAGAACAGTCTCAATAACTTTGGACAACCCTGGAAACTGAACCCAGGAGACGGTGCTTTTTATGGCCCCAAG ATTGATATTAAAATCCGAGATGCCATTGGAAGATACCATCAGTGTGCAACTATACAGCTTGATTTCCAGCTCCCAACCCGTTTTAACTTGACTTATGTGAG CAAAGATGGGGATGATAAGAACAGACCTGTTATCATTCATCGTGCCATATTGGGTTCAGTGGAACGGATGATAGCAATTCTTTGTGAAAATTATGGAGGAAAGTG gcCATTTTGGCTTTCACCTCGACAAGTGATGGTAGTCCCCGTTGGACCAAGTTGTGAAGACTATGCCCAACAG GTGTGCAAAGATTTTTTCGAAGCAGGTTTCATGGCTGATGTGGATTTGGATCATAGCTGCACATTGAATAAGAAGATACGAAATGCACAACTGGCTCAGTACAACTTTATTATGG TGGTTGGAGAGAAAGAGAAGGCAAACAAAGCGGTCAACGTACGGACACGAGACAACAAGGTGCATGGCGAAACGTCTATAGCTTCAGCCATTGAGAAGCTTACCAAGTTGAAAAAGTTACACAGTAAAAATGCAGAAGAAGAATTCTGA
- the LOC140127403 gene encoding threonine--tRNA ligase 1, cytoplasmic-like isoform X3, with amino-acid sequence MCYGTYRYQPIDMYSCVFPFLSPVLPCCLCSRSLLPGPPVADPGLEPDVASLPPALTLCLDPTTSLSSAKKNVTEQAASQNRKMEKKVNKESEGQKQEERMINGHEVGPVKRHNTSPTTFSSTKSGQPGAFQLIHRREYLDAMQRAWKVIFPLKEDLKEPASTIIIKRLDKGREPNIQDGSVSDQNLPTLLEQCEDNKFKSSETTWTVLFKDPSPDTYLLLLKRGLQGNSKEQTKRKFQPVGPMTKDPTDRKKGKVEAPPSPVFIKDRLQLYETLKKEHDALMADRAAKQSKPIKIFLPDGKALEGQSWRTTPFEVAAGISRGLADNTVIAKVNTELWDLDRPLEGDCTLELLTFDSEEAQAVYWHSSAHILGETMENYYGGCLCYGPPIENGFYYDMYLKERGVSSTEFPVLENMCKTIIKEKQPFERLEIRKDLLLEMFKYNKFKCRILNEKVDTPTTTVYRCGPLIDLCRGPHVRHTGKIKAFKIYKNSSTYWEGKADMETLQRIYGISFPDNKLMKEWEKFQEEAKNRDHRKIGKDQELFFFHELSPGSCFFLPRGAYIYNTLIDFIKEEYQLRNFTEVATPNIYNSKLWEASGHWQHYSENMFSFEVEKETFALKPMNCPGHCLMFGHRPRSWRELPLRFADFGVLHRNELSGALSGLTRVRRFQQDDAHIFCTMEQIEEEMKGCLQFLQSVYEVFGFTFQLHLSTRPDNYLGEIEMWNQAEKQLENSLNNFGQPWKLNPGDGAFYGPKIDIKIRDAIGRYHQCATIQLDFQLPTRFNLTYVSKDGDDKNRPVIIHRAILGSVERMIAILCENYGGKWPFWLSPRQVMVVPVGPSCEDYAQQVCKDFFEAGFMADVDLDHSCTLNKKIRNAQLAQYNFIMVVGEKEKANKAVNVRTRDNKVHGETSIASAIEKLTKLKKLHSKNAEEEF; translated from the exons AAAAATGTGACTGAACAAGCTGCTTCTCAGAACAGAAAGATGGAAAAGAAGGTGAACAAGGAGAGTGAGGGGCAGAAGCAGGAG GAAAGGATGATAAATGGCCATGAGGTGGGACCAGTGAAGCGTCATAATACATCACCGACAACTTTCTCAAGTACAAAAAGCGGACAACCTGGTGCCTTCCAACTCATTCATCGAAGAGAATATTTGGATGCTATGCAAAGAGCTTGGAAAGTCATCTTCCCACTTAAG GAAGACCTCAAGGAGCCTGCTTCAACCATTATAATAAAAAGGCTGGACAAAGGGAGGGAACCAAACATCCAGGACGGATCAGTCAGTGaccaaaatttacccacattgcTGGAACAATGTGAGGACAACAAGTTTAAGTCCTCAGAAACAACATGGACTGTACTATTCAAAGACCCA TCGCCAGACACCTATTTACTGTTACTGAAAAGAGGATTACAAGGCAACTCTAAAGAACAGACAAAAAGAAAATTCCAACCAGTAG GTCCCATGACCAAGGATCCAACTGACCGCAAAAAAGGGAAAGTGGAA GCCCCTCCATCCCCGGTCTTTATCAAGGACAGACTTCAACTCTATGAAACATTGAAGAAAGAACATGATGCTTTAATGGCAGACCGAGCAGCAAAACAAAGCAAACCCATTAAAATCTTTTTGCCTGATGGAAAGGCCCTTGAAGGACAATCCTGGAGAACGACCCCATTTGAAGTAGCTGCTGGAATTAG tCGTGGATTGGCAGACAACACTGTCATAGCCAAGGTGAACACTGAACTTTGGGATCTTGACCGACCACTAGAAGGGGACTGTACTTTAGAACTGCTGACATTTGACAGTGAAGAAGCTCAAGCT GTTTACTGGCACTCTAGTGCCCATATTCTTGGGGAGACCATGGAGAACTACTATGGCGGATGCTTGTGCTATGGCCCACCTATCGAAAATGGGTTCTATTATGATATGTATCTAAAAGAAAG AGGGGTGTCCAGCACCGAGTTCCCTGTCTTGGAGAACATGTGTAAAACCATTATTAAGGAAAAACAGCCATTTGAAAGACTGGAAATAAGAAAAGACCTGCTCCTGGAGATGTTTAAG TACAACAAATTTAAATGTCGGATCTTAAATGAAAAAGTGGATACTCCTACCACTACTGTGTACAG GTGCGGTCCTCTTATTGATCTGTGTAGAGGTCCTCATGTGAGACACACTGGGAAGATTAAAGCCTTTAAAATATACAAG AATTCTTCTACTTACTGGGAAGGGAAAGCTGACATGGAAACATTGCAGAGAATATATGGAATTTCTTTTCCTGATAACAAGCTAATGAAGGAGTGGGAGAAATTCCAGGAAGAAGCTAAAAACAGAGATCATAGAAAGATTGGAAAG GATCAAGAGCTGTTCTTCTTCCATGAATTGAGCCCAGGGAGCTGTTTCTTCTTGCCTCGGGGGGCTTACATCTATAACACACTGATTGACTTTATTAAG GAGGAATACCAGCTGAGGAATTTTACAGAGGTAGCAACACCCAACATCTACAATAGCAAGTTGTGGGAAGCATCAGGGCACTGGCAGCATTACAGTGAGAACATGTTCTCCTTTGAGGTTGAAAAAGAAACCTTTGCACTTAAACCTATGAACTGCCCTGGACATTG TCTTATGTTTGGCCACCGTCCTCGCTCTTGGAGAGAATTGCCCTTGCGCTTTGCAGACTTTGGTGTTCTCCATCGTAATGAGTTATCTGGGGCATTGAGTGGACTGACCCGAGTCAGACGCTTTCAGCAAGATGATGcacatattttttgcacaatGGAACAG ATAGAAGAAGAGATGAAGGGATGCCTGCAGTTCTTACAGTCAGTTTATGAGGTATTCGGATTTACTTTCCAACTTCATCTTTCAACCAGACCTGACAACTACCTTGGAGAAATTGAGATGTGGAATCAAGCAGAAAAG CAACTGGAGAACAGTCTCAATAACTTTGGACAACCCTGGAAACTGAACCCAGGAGACGGTGCTTTTTATGGCCCCAAG ATTGATATTAAAATCCGAGATGCCATTGGAAGATACCATCAGTGTGCAACTATACAGCTTGATTTCCAGCTCCCAACCCGTTTTAACTTGACTTATGTGAG CAAAGATGGGGATGATAAGAACAGACCTGTTATCATTCATCGTGCCATATTGGGTTCAGTGGAACGGATGATAGCAATTCTTTGTGAAAATTATGGAGGAAAGTG gcCATTTTGGCTTTCACCTCGACAAGTGATGGTAGTCCCCGTTGGACCAAGTTGTGAAGACTATGCCCAACAG GTGTGCAAAGATTTTTTCGAAGCAGGTTTCATGGCTGATGTGGATTTGGATCATAGCTGCACATTGAATAAGAAGATACGAAATGCACAACTGGCTCAGTACAACTTTATTATGG TGGTTGGAGAGAAAGAGAAGGCAAACAAAGCGGTCAACGTACGGACACGAGACAACAAGGTGCATGGCGAAACGTCTATAGCTTCAGCCATTGAGAAGCTTACCAAGTTGAAAAAGTTACACAGTAAAAATGCAGAAGAAGAATTCTGA